The proteins below are encoded in one region of Pseudomonas putida S13.1.2:
- a CDS encoding chemotaxis protein: MATQNARADSLSLLLFTLRSGKLMAINLLKVSEIIPCPPLTKLPESHPNVKGVATLRGHSLSVIDLSRAIGERPLEDPQGGCLIVTEISRSRQGLHVQAVSRIVHCLSTDIKPPPFASGNRSFITGVTRVDNTLVQVLDIEKVIHSIAPPQAEPPHGTLSEEDASLLAAANILVVDDSQVALQQSVHTLRNLGIECHTARSAKDAINVLLELQGTAQEINIIVSDIEMSEMDGYAFTRTVRETPDFQHLYVLLHTSLDSAMSSEKATQAGANAILTKFSSPELTDCLVVAARTVVFAEH; the protein is encoded by the coding sequence ATGGCCACGCAAAATGCCCGCGCGGACTCGTTGTCCCTGCTGCTGTTCACCCTGCGCAGCGGCAAGTTGATGGCAATCAACCTGCTCAAGGTCAGCGAAATCATCCCCTGCCCGCCGCTGACCAAGCTGCCGGAATCGCACCCCAACGTGAAAGGTGTGGCGACCCTGCGTGGCCATTCGCTGTCGGTCATCGACCTGTCACGCGCCATCGGCGAGCGGCCACTGGAAGACCCGCAAGGCGGCTGCCTGATCGTCACGGAGATCAGCCGCTCGCGCCAAGGGCTGCATGTGCAGGCGGTAAGCCGCATCGTGCATTGCCTGAGCACCGACATCAAACCGCCGCCCTTTGCTTCGGGCAACCGCTCGTTCATCACCGGCGTGACCCGGGTCGACAACACCCTGGTGCAGGTGCTGGACATCGAAAAAGTCATCCACTCCATCGCCCCACCGCAGGCCGAACCGCCGCACGGCACCTTGAGCGAAGAAGACGCCAGCCTGCTGGCCGCCGCCAACATCCTTGTGGTGGACGACAGCCAGGTGGCCCTGCAGCAGTCGGTACATACCCTGCGCAACCTGGGCATCGAATGCCACACCGCGCGCAGCGCCAAAGATGCCATCAACGTGTTGCTGGAGCTGCAAGGCACCGCGCAGGAGATCAACATCATCGTCTCCGACATCGAAATGAGCGAAATGGACGGCTACGCCTTCACCCGTACCGTGCGCGAAACCCCTGACTTCCAGCACCTGTACGTGCTGCTGCACACCTCGCTGGACAGCGCCATGAGCAGCGAGAAGGCAACCCAGGCCGGGGCCAACGCCATCCTCACCAAGTTCTCCTCGCCAGAGCTGACCGATTGTCTGGTGGTGGCCGCACGTACCGTGGTGTTTGCCGAGCACTGA
- a CDS encoding type I secretion system permease/ATPase: MTDSINVTLPEQPTAPAAEAPHRPDLGPWLEVMLQVAHHYRLDVSPQRIRLAAVEDARPLDEILRHMARQAGLALRFVRFDAKGLRQWRTPLVLELDDGQLAVVESVTEEDDLAVVFAGDQGLTSRLPRDSLKGRINRVALLRPARPLRDVRTDDYTAPYDRHWFARIVLRDLRPYGQVMVASLVANVLALAGVLFSMQVYDRVIPAESLPTLYVLFGGVVLALVFDFSMRLLRLKVTDLLGKRADLRVSDLVYGHALRLRNSVRPKSTGSFISQLRELESIRDLITSSTATALADLPFFLLFLFVFWLIGGVLVFIPLVALLAMVVPGVLAQRRLARLANASMRESALRNAMLVESIQGLDEIKALQAEARFERQWNQYNAACAHTNLRLRTLTNGLVTWTQNVQGAVFAVVIVVGAPMVIAGDLTTGSLVAASMLSSRMMAPLAQLTHVLTRWQQAKVALQGLDKLMQSPVDHPEGEARVHLPAIRGEYHLRQANFRYSEESPPVLNIGQLDIQPGERIAVLGRNGAGKSTLLQALGGAMDLVQGEVSLDGIAMGHLDPADLRRDVGLLPQYARLFHGTLRENLTLGAGQASDQELVAALAATGALDFVRRLPKGMDHLILEGGLGLSGGQRQALVLSRLLVRQPQVLLLDEPTASLDDMTERKLLDNLERFCQGRTLVIATHRLSVLQRVDRILVLDGGRIVIDDTRDAALAKLQGAQA; the protein is encoded by the coding sequence ATGACCGATTCGATCAATGTGACCCTGCCTGAACAACCCACTGCCCCCGCGGCCGAAGCGCCTCATCGACCGGACCTTGGGCCTTGGCTGGAAGTGATGCTGCAGGTGGCGCACCACTACCGCCTGGACGTGTCGCCCCAGCGTATTCGCCTGGCCGCCGTCGAGGATGCCCGCCCGCTGGACGAGATCCTTCGGCACATGGCACGCCAGGCCGGCCTGGCCCTGCGCTTCGTGCGCTTCGACGCCAAGGGCTTGCGACAGTGGCGTACACCGCTGGTACTGGAACTGGATGATGGCCAGCTGGCGGTGGTCGAGTCGGTCACCGAAGAGGACGACCTGGCGGTGGTGTTTGCCGGTGACCAGGGCCTGACCTCACGCCTGCCCCGTGACAGCCTCAAGGGCCGCATCAACCGCGTGGCCCTGCTGCGCCCGGCACGGCCGCTGCGTGATGTGCGCACCGATGACTACACCGCACCCTACGACCGCCACTGGTTTGCCCGCATCGTGCTGCGCGACCTGCGCCCTTATGGGCAGGTGATGGTCGCCTCGCTGGTGGCCAACGTCCTGGCCCTGGCGGGGGTACTGTTCTCGATGCAGGTGTACGACCGGGTGATCCCGGCCGAATCGCTGCCAACCCTGTACGTGTTGTTCGGTGGTGTGGTGCTGGCGCTGGTGTTCGACTTCAGCATGCGCCTGCTGCGGCTGAAGGTGACCGACCTGCTCGGCAAACGCGCCGACCTGCGGGTGAGCGACCTGGTCTACGGGCATGCCCTGCGCCTGCGCAACTCGGTGCGGCCGAAGTCCACCGGTTCGTTCATCTCGCAGCTGCGCGAGCTGGAATCGATCCGCGACCTGATCACTTCCAGCACCGCCACGGCGCTGGCCGACCTGCCGTTCTTCCTGCTGTTCCTGTTCGTGTTCTGGCTGATCGGCGGCGTGCTGGTATTCATCCCGCTGGTGGCTTTGCTGGCGATGGTGGTACCTGGGGTGCTGGCACAACGGCGCCTGGCGCGGCTGGCCAATGCCTCCATGCGCGAGTCGGCGCTGCGCAACGCCATGCTGGTAGAAAGCATCCAGGGCCTGGACGAGATCAAGGCACTGCAGGCCGAAGCACGCTTCGAGCGGCAGTGGAACCAGTACAACGCCGCCTGCGCCCATACCAACCTGCGCCTGCGCACCCTCACCAACGGCCTGGTGACCTGGACCCAGAACGTACAGGGCGCGGTGTTTGCCGTGGTCATCGTGGTCGGTGCACCGATGGTGATCGCCGGCGACCTTACAACCGGTAGCCTGGTGGCGGCGTCGATGCTGTCGTCGCGGATGATGGCGCCACTGGCGCAACTGACCCATGTGCTGACCCGCTGGCAGCAGGCCAAGGTGGCCCTGCAAGGGCTGGACAAGCTGATGCAGTCCCCCGTCGACCACCCCGAAGGCGAAGCCCGGGTGCACCTGCCGGCCATCCGCGGCGAATACCACTTGCGCCAGGCCAACTTCCGCTACAGCGAGGAGTCCCCGCCAGTGCTGAACATCGGCCAGCTGGATATCCAGCCGGGCGAGCGCATTGCCGTGCTCGGGCGCAACGGCGCCGGCAAGTCGACCCTGCTGCAAGCCCTGGGTGGAGCCATGGACCTGGTGCAAGGCGAGGTCAGCCTGGACGGCATCGCCATGGGCCACCTCGACCCTGCCGACCTGCGCCGTGACGTGGGCCTGCTGCCACAGTACGCGCGCTTGTTCCACGGCACCCTGCGGGAAAACCTCACCCTCGGTGCCGGCCAGGCCAGCGACCAGGAACTGGTGGCCGCACTGGCTGCCACGGGCGCGCTGGACTTCGTCCGCCGCCTGCCCAAGGGCATGGACCACCTGATCCTGGAAGGCGGCCTGGGCTTGTCCGGCGGCCAGCGCCAGGCCCTGGTGCTGTCGCGCCTGCTGGTGCGCCAGCCGCAAGTACTGCTACTGGACGAGCCGACCGCGTCGCTGGACGACATGACCGAGCGCAAGCTGCTGGATAACCTCGAACGCTTCTGCCAGGGCCGCACCCTGGTGATCGCCACCCACCGCCTTAGCGTGCTGCAGCGTGTCGACCGCATCCTGGTGCTGGACGGCGGGCGCATCGTCATCGACGACACCCGCGATGCCGCGCTGGCCAAACTGCAAGGAGCCCAGGCATGA
- a CDS encoding TolC family outer membrane protein, giving the protein MKRSSPLSPLLLGAFGLLALNFHPVAQAADDIDPQLRQVGPSLLRDAPEAVPARPATGMAPVASGERLQLTDAVLQAAQWHPSIAEAIGNLYKQGEGINVARAGYYPQISGGIRTGYDTGYGGDRNSQALNLSLKQMLYDFGKVDSAVSAAQAAAARAQANILLVVDDLARDTAYAWIETRRYEQLMTIARDQIRGVGDIAGMARQRSDMGASTRSDVVQAESRVESARATLEEYQSQYERWRSTLAALMGRITPPALAEDSPAALNQACKRPSQGDDRLPAVLMALAQRAQGQAELAQAKAEAYPTLSLQPQVNHYLDNDYNRDNSRMDRTQAGIYLNVEVPIYQGGAISARSRAAGHALTAADSAEDAARLQARRGLAEAMAQTSGLGRRLTSLEARQVSIQEARMLYGRQYLDLGTRPLLDLLNAEQEIYQSRFELAGTRSDLLRLDVDCLYNTGALRTAFGLEGRNLQGVEIQP; this is encoded by the coding sequence GTGAAGCGAAGCAGTCCGCTGTCACCGCTGTTGCTGGGAGCCTTCGGGCTCCTGGCCCTGAACTTCCACCCGGTTGCCCAGGCAGCCGATGATATAGACCCCCAACTGCGCCAGGTCGGGCCATCGCTGTTACGCGATGCGCCCGAAGCAGTGCCCGCACGCCCCGCCACCGGCATGGCCCCGGTCGCCAGTGGCGAGCGGCTGCAGCTGACCGATGCGGTGCTGCAGGCAGCGCAATGGCACCCCAGCATCGCCGAAGCCATCGGCAACCTGTACAAGCAGGGCGAAGGCATCAACGTCGCCCGCGCGGGGTATTACCCGCAGATTTCCGGCGGTATCCGCACCGGTTATGACACCGGCTATGGCGGCGACCGCAACAGCCAGGCGTTGAACCTGTCTCTCAAGCAGATGCTCTACGACTTCGGCAAGGTCGACAGCGCCGTCAGCGCGGCCCAGGCTGCCGCCGCCCGCGCCCAGGCCAATATCCTGCTGGTGGTCGACGACCTGGCCCGCGACACCGCTTATGCCTGGATCGAAACCCGCCGCTACGAGCAACTGATGACCATTGCCCGCGACCAGATTCGCGGGGTCGGTGACATTGCCGGCATGGCCCGCCAGCGCAGCGACATGGGCGCCAGCACCCGTTCCGACGTGGTGCAGGCCGAGTCCCGTGTGGAAAGTGCCCGCGCCACGCTGGAGGAGTACCAGTCGCAGTACGAACGCTGGCGTTCGACCTTGGCGGCACTGATGGGGCGCATCACCCCACCGGCGCTGGCCGAGGATTCGCCAGCAGCGCTGAACCAGGCCTGCAAGCGGCCCTCGCAAGGCGATGACCGCCTGCCTGCCGTGCTCATGGCCCTCGCCCAGCGCGCGCAGGGCCAGGCCGAACTGGCCCAGGCCAAGGCCGAGGCCTACCCGACGCTGTCGTTGCAACCGCAGGTCAACCACTACCTGGACAACGACTACAACCGCGACAACTCACGCATGGACCGCACCCAGGCGGGCATCTACCTGAACGTCGAGGTACCCATCTATCAAGGGGGTGCCATCAGTGCCCGCAGCCGCGCCGCCGGTCACGCCCTGACCGCCGCCGACTCCGCCGAGGATGCGGCCCGCCTGCAAGCCCGTCGTGGCCTTGCCGAGGCCATGGCACAAACCTCCGGGCTGGGCCGCCGACTGACTTCGCTGGAAGCGCGCCAGGTCAGCATCCAGGAAGCACGCATGCTCTACGGCCGCCAGTACCTGGACCTGGGCACGCGGCCGCTGCTCGACCTGCTCAACGCCGAGCAGGAAATCTACCAGTCACGCTTCGAACTCGCCGGCACCCGCTCTGACCTGCTGCGCCTGGATGTCGACTGCCTGTACAACACCGGCGCCCTGCGCACGGCCTTTGGCCTTGAGGGGCGCAACCTGCAAGGGGTGGAGATCCAGCCATGA
- a CDS encoding multidrug efflux RND transporter permease subunit: MNTRNGVSAWCIDHPIATLLLTFALVLLGAIAFPRLPVAPLPEADFPTIQVTAQLPGASPETMASSVATPLEVQFSAIPGMTQMTSSSALGSTTLILQFTLDKNIDTAAQEVQAAINTATARLPQDLPSPPTWRKVNPADSPVVILTVSSAQMPGNELSDYAETLLARQLSQIDGVGLINITGQLRPAIRVQAQPEKLAAIGLTLADVRLAIQQTSLNLAKGALYGEHSVSTIAANDQLFHPEDYAQLIVSYRNGAPVHLKDVAKVINGAENAYVRAWSGNQPGLNLVIFRQPGANIVDTVDRVLDALPRLQEMLPASVEVSVLQDRTQTIRSSLHEVELTMMIAVALVIGVMALFLRQWSATFIVSSVLGVSLIATCALMYVFGFSLNNLTLVAIVIAVGFVVDDAIVVVENIHRHLEAGDDSRTAALKGAGEIGFTVVSISFSLIAAFIPLLFMGGVVGRLFKEFALTATATILISVVVSLTLAPTLSALFMRRPPGDHQGGFGQRLLGWYEKGLDRALAHRRITLGVFGITLALAVAGYVGIPKGFFPLQDTGFILGTTEAAADVSYPSMIEKHLALAKIIGDDPAVRAYSHSVGVTGSNQTIANGRFWISLKPRGERDVSASEWIDRLRPKLAQVPGIVLYMRAGQDINLSSGPSRTQYQYVLKSNDGVALNLWTQRLTDRLRENPALRDLSNDLQLGASVTRIDIDRQAAARFGLTTTDVDQALYDAFGQRQISEFQTETNQYKVILELDAQQRGKAESLNFFYLRSPLTNEMVPLSALAHVAAPSTGPLSISHDGLFPAANLSFNLAPGVALGDAVQILERAQRELGMPDSITGNFQGAAQAFQSSLSSQPYLILAALVAVYIILGVLYESFVHPLTIISTLPSAGLGAIILLWASGQDFSIMGLIGIVLLIGIVKKNGILLIDFALEAQRHHGMTPEQAIRQACLVRFRPIIMTTLAALLGAVPLMFGFGTGAELRQPLGIAVVGGLLVSQALTLFTTPVIYLALERLFHRRQAARTAAPSAS; encoded by the coding sequence ATGAACACCCGCAATGGCGTCTCGGCCTGGTGCATCGACCACCCCATCGCCACCCTGCTGCTGACCTTCGCCCTGGTGCTGCTGGGCGCCATCGCCTTCCCGCGGCTGCCCGTGGCGCCGCTGCCCGAGGCCGACTTCCCGACCATCCAGGTCACCGCCCAGCTGCCCGGTGCCAGCCCGGAAACCATGGCCTCGTCGGTGGCCACGCCGCTGGAGGTGCAGTTCAGCGCCATCCCCGGCATGACCCAGATGACCAGCAGCAGTGCGCTGGGCTCGACCACGCTGATCCTGCAGTTCACCCTCGACAAGAACATCGACACCGCCGCCCAGGAAGTGCAGGCGGCGATCAACACCGCCACCGCCCGCCTGCCCCAGGACCTGCCCAGCCCGCCCACCTGGCGCAAGGTCAACCCGGCCGACAGCCCGGTGGTTATCCTCACCGTCAGCTCTGCACAGATGCCCGGCAACGAGCTCAGCGACTACGCCGAAACCCTCTTGGCCCGCCAGCTCAGCCAGATCGACGGGGTGGGCCTGATCAACATCACCGGCCAGCTGCGCCCAGCCATACGGGTGCAGGCACAACCCGAGAAACTCGCGGCCATCGGCCTGACCCTGGCCGACGTGCGCCTGGCCATCCAGCAGACCAGCCTGAACCTGGCCAAAGGCGCGCTGTACGGCGAGCACAGCGTGTCGACCATCGCCGCCAACGACCAGCTGTTTCACCCCGAAGACTATGCGCAGCTGATCGTCAGCTACCGCAACGGCGCCCCGGTGCACCTGAAGGACGTGGCCAAGGTCATCAACGGTGCCGAGAACGCGTATGTAAGGGCCTGGTCGGGCAATCAGCCGGGGCTTAACCTGGTGATCTTCCGCCAGCCGGGCGCCAATATCGTCGACACCGTGGACCGGGTGCTCGACGCCTTGCCGCGCCTGCAGGAAATGCTGCCGGCCTCGGTTGAAGTGTCGGTGCTGCAGGACCGCACCCAGACCATCCGCAGCTCGCTGCACGAAGTCGAGCTGACCATGATGATCGCGGTAGCGCTGGTGATCGGGGTAATGGCGCTGTTCCTGCGTCAGTGGTCGGCCACCTTCATTGTCTCCAGCGTGCTCGGCGTCTCGCTGATCGCCACCTGCGCGCTGATGTACGTGTTCGGTTTCAGCCTCAACAACCTGACCCTGGTGGCCATCGTCATTGCCGTCGGTTTCGTGGTCGATGACGCGATCGTCGTGGTGGAAAACATCCATCGCCACCTGGAAGCCGGCGACGATAGCCGCACCGCGGCGCTCAAAGGCGCCGGCGAGATCGGTTTCACCGTGGTGTCGATCAGTTTCTCGCTGATCGCCGCGTTCATTCCGCTGCTGTTCATGGGCGGTGTGGTGGGCCGGCTGTTCAAGGAGTTCGCCCTGACCGCCACGGCGACCATCCTGATTTCGGTGGTGGTATCGCTGACCTTGGCCCCCACCCTTTCGGCGCTGTTCATGCGCCGCCCACCCGGCGACCACCAGGGCGGTTTCGGCCAGCGCCTGCTGGGCTGGTACGAAAAAGGCCTGGACCGCGCGCTGGCCCACCGGCGGATCACCCTGGGGGTGTTCGGCATTACCCTGGCGCTGGCCGTGGCCGGCTACGTGGGTATCCCCAAAGGTTTCTTCCCGCTGCAGGACACCGGCTTCATCCTTGGCACCACCGAGGCAGCGGCGGATGTGTCCTACCCGTCGATGATCGAGAAGCACCTGGCGCTGGCGAAGATCATCGGTGACGATCCGGCAGTGCGCGCCTATTCGCACTCGGTGGGGGTGACAGGCAGCAACCAGACCATTGCCAACGGCCGTTTCTGGATCTCGCTCAAGCCCCGCGGCGAGCGCGACGTCTCGGCCAGCGAATGGATCGACCGGCTCCGCCCGAAACTCGCCCAGGTGCCGGGCATCGTCCTGTACATGCGCGCCGGCCAGGACATCAACCTCAGCTCCGGCCCGTCACGCACCCAGTACCAGTACGTGCTCAAGAGCAATGACGGGGTCGCGCTCAACCTGTGGACCCAGCGCCTGACCGACCGCCTGCGCGAAAACCCGGCGCTGCGCGACCTGTCCAATGACCTGCAACTGGGCGCCAGCGTCACCCGCATCGATATCGACCGCCAGGCTGCGGCGCGTTTCGGCCTGACCACCACCGACGTCGACCAGGCCTTGTACGATGCCTTCGGCCAGCGCCAGATCAGCGAATTCCAGACCGAGACCAACCAGTACAAGGTCATCCTCGAACTGGACGCGCAACAGCGTGGCAAGGCTGAAAGCCTCAATTTCTTCTACCTGCGCTCGCCCCTGACCAACGAGATGGTGCCGCTGTCGGCCCTGGCGCATGTGGCCGCGCCAAGCACCGGGCCGCTGTCGATCAGCCATGACGGCCTGTTCCCGGCCGCCAACCTGTCGTTCAACCTGGCGCCCGGCGTGGCCTTGGGTGATGCGGTGCAGATCCTGGAGCGTGCGCAGCGCGAGCTGGGCATGCCCGACTCGATCACCGGCAATTTCCAGGGCGCCGCCCAGGCGTTCCAGAGCTCGCTGTCGAGCCAGCCCTACCTGATCCTCGCCGCGCTGGTGGCGGTGTATATCATCCTTGGCGTGCTCTACGAGAGCTTCGTCCACCCGCTGACCATTATCTCCACCCTGCCCTCTGCGGGCCTGGGCGCGATCATCCTGCTGTGGGCCAGCGGGCAGGACTTCAGCATCATGGGGCTGATCGGCATAGTGCTGCTGATCGGCATCGTCAAGAAGAATGGCATCCTGCTCATCGACTTCGCCCTCGAGGCCCAGCGCCACCACGGCATGACGCCCGAGCAGGCGATACGCCAGGCCTGCCTGGTGCGCTTCCGCCCGATCATCATGACTACCCTGGCCGCGTTGCTGGGCGCAGTGCCGCTGATGTTCGGCTTTGGCACCGGCGCCGAACTGCGCCAGCCACTGGGCATTGCGGTGGTGGGTGGCCTGCTGGTGAGCCAGGCCCTGACGCTGTTCACCACCCCGGTCATATACTTGGCCCTGGAGCGCCTGTTCCACCGCCGCCAGGCTGCCCGTACGGCAGCGCCAAGTGCCAGCTAG
- a CDS encoding efflux RND transporter periplasmic adaptor subunit codes for MRRPSRSAFLAALALLALVVAGIWFSQRQPAPATRAQTAIPVRVVSVAQQDVPRYASAIGSVLSLHSVEVRPQVEGILTQVLVKEGQWVKQGDLLATLDDRSIRASLDQARAQLGQSQAQIQVAGVDLKRYRLLSSDDGVSKQTLDQQQALVNQLQATVKGNQAAIANAQVQLSYTQIHSPVTGRVGIRNIDPGNLVRTSDTQGLFSVTQIDPIAVEFSLPQQMLPTLQGLLKAQTPALVEAYMDADGERNLLGTGHLALIDNQISANTGTVRVKAEFDNKDGLLWPGQLVTVRLRTAMDEDALVVPPPVVQRSIDGHFVYRVDGDKVTSVPVKVLYQDSTLNIVAGVKAGDQLVLDGQSRLKPGSRVEITPDAPAPAEMADRRSQP; via the coding sequence ATGCGACGTCCCTCCCGCTCTGCCTTCCTCGCCGCCCTGGCGCTCCTGGCCCTGGTGGTAGCAGGCATCTGGTTCAGCCAGCGCCAACCCGCACCGGCTACTCGCGCGCAAACCGCCATACCGGTACGCGTGGTCAGCGTCGCCCAGCAGGACGTGCCACGCTATGCCAGCGCCATCGGCTCGGTGTTGTCGCTGCACAGCGTCGAGGTCAGGCCACAAGTGGAGGGGATACTCACTCAAGTGCTGGTCAAGGAAGGCCAATGGGTCAAGCAAGGCGACCTGCTCGCCACCCTCGACGACCGCAGCATCCGCGCCAGCCTTGACCAGGCCCGCGCACAACTTGGCCAGAGCCAGGCACAGATCCAGGTGGCCGGCGTCGACCTCAAGCGCTACCGCCTGCTCAGCAGCGATGACGGCGTGTCCAAGCAAACCCTCGACCAGCAACAGGCACTGGTCAACCAGTTGCAGGCCACGGTCAAGGGCAACCAGGCGGCCATCGCCAACGCCCAGGTGCAACTCTCCTACACACAGATTCATTCACCGGTGACCGGGCGCGTCGGCATCCGCAATATCGACCCCGGCAACCTGGTGCGCACCAGCGACACCCAAGGGCTGTTCAGCGTGACCCAGATCGACCCGATCGCCGTGGAGTTCTCGCTGCCGCAACAGATGCTGCCGACCCTGCAAGGCCTGCTGAAGGCGCAAACCCCAGCGCTGGTCGAGGCCTACATGGATGCCGATGGCGAGCGCAACCTGCTGGGCACAGGCCACCTTGCGCTGATCGACAACCAGATTTCGGCCAACACCGGCACCGTGCGGGTCAAGGCCGAATTCGACAACAAGGACGGCCTGCTGTGGCCGGGGCAACTGGTCACCGTACGGTTGCGCACGGCAATGGACGAAGACGCCCTGGTGGTACCGCCCCCGGTGGTGCAACGCAGCATCGATGGCCACTTCGTCTACCGCGTCGACGGCGACAAGGTCACCAGCGTGCCGGTCAAGGTGCTGTACCAGGACAGCACGCTGAACATTGTCGCCGGGGTCAAGGCCGGTGACCAGCTGGTGCTCGACGGCCAGTCGCGCCTCAAACCCGGCTCCAGGGTCGAGATCACCCCTGATGCCCCGGCGCCTGCCGAGATGGCCGACCGCAGGAGCCAGCCATGA
- a CDS encoding YkgJ family cysteine cluster protein, with product MTDSLRFGCTGCGKCCTGHHVPLTLAEARRWADDAGQVIVLIEAFVADGPGMPPEQREHVLRRSYPVACGDGEARVSVTFAAFNPGRCRNLDDNDLCTIYDQRPLVCRIYPVEINPHIPLRPDSKDCPPEAWQQGPELIHGTQLVDAELEALVQASRQADRDDIAAKVAVCQALGMTTSALKGNGFTAYLPDMGAFATALAREQCNDDGQWTLHVQDEPLVASLQGLGLRTTSETPVYYAFIGF from the coding sequence GTGACCGACAGCTTGCGATTCGGATGTACCGGCTGCGGCAAGTGCTGCACCGGGCACCACGTGCCCCTGACGCTGGCTGAGGCCCGCCGCTGGGCAGATGATGCCGGCCAGGTGATAGTGCTGATCGAAGCCTTCGTGGCCGATGGCCCCGGCATGCCGCCTGAGCAGCGCGAACATGTGCTGCGCCGCTCGTATCCGGTGGCCTGCGGCGACGGCGAGGCACGCGTATCGGTGACCTTTGCCGCGTTCAACCCCGGGCGCTGCCGCAACCTCGACGACAACGACCTGTGCACCATCTACGACCAGCGCCCGTTGGTCTGTCGCATCTACCCGGTAGAAATCAACCCGCACATTCCGCTGCGCCCGGACAGCAAGGACTGCCCGCCAGAAGCCTGGCAGCAGGGGCCGGAACTGATACACGGCACCCAACTGGTGGATGCGGAACTGGAAGCGCTTGTGCAAGCCTCGCGGCAGGCCGACCGCGATGACATTGCCGCCAAGGTGGCGGTGTGCCAGGCGCTGGGCATGACCACCAGTGCGCTCAAGGGCAATGGCTTTACCGCCTACCTGCCGGACATGGGCGCTTTTGCCACGGCGCTGGCGCGCGAGCAGTGTAATGACGATGGGCAGTGGACCTTGCATGTGCAGGATGAACCGCTGGTCGCCAGCTTGCAGGGGCTTGGTTTGCGCACTACCAGCGAAACCCCGGTGTACTACGCCTTTATCGGTTTCTAG
- a CDS encoding HlyD family type I secretion periplasmic adaptor subunit codes for MSNHELPASYLDGQDDQAVFRAGRIITICALMLAAFLAWAAWFEVTEVSTGTGKVIPSSREQVIQSFEGGIVAQMSVAEGDLVERGQVLAQLDPTKTASSVGESDAKYRAAKASQARLQAEVTGKPLTFPESLRDSPDLIEAETALYQTRRRGLEQTLAGIQDSLQLVRSELKITENLAKMGASSRVEVIRLNRQRSELELKANEARSDYLVRAREELAKASAEADSLSEVVRGRSDSLTRLTLRSPVRGIVKDIEVNTLGGVVQPGGQVMKIVPMDERLLIETRIAPRDIAFIHPDQAAKVKISAYDYSVYGGLEGKVVGISPDTLQDEVKPEIYYYRVFIRTEQDSLQNKAGKHFAIVPGMIATVDIRTGEKTILDYLIKPLNRAKEALRER; via the coding sequence ATGAGCAACCATGAACTACCGGCCTCCTACCTGGATGGGCAGGACGACCAGGCGGTGTTCCGCGCCGGGCGCATCATCACCATTTGCGCCTTGATGCTGGCCGCGTTCCTGGCCTGGGCCGCCTGGTTCGAGGTGACCGAGGTGTCCACCGGCACCGGCAAGGTGATCCCCAGTTCGCGGGAGCAAGTAATCCAGTCGTTCGAGGGCGGCATCGTCGCGCAGATGAGCGTGGCCGAAGGCGACCTGGTCGAGCGCGGCCAGGTGCTGGCCCAGCTCGACCCGACCAAGACCGCCTCCAGTGTCGGCGAGAGCGACGCCAAGTACCGCGCTGCCAAGGCCAGCCAGGCCCGCCTGCAGGCGGAGGTGACTGGCAAGCCGCTGACCTTCCCGGAAAGCCTGCGCGACTCGCCCGACCTGATCGAAGCCGAAACCGCGTTGTACCAGACCCGCCGCCGCGGCCTGGAGCAGACCCTGGCGGGTATCCAGGACTCGCTGCAACTGGTGCGCAGCGAGCTGAAGATTACCGAGAACCTGGCAAAGATGGGCGCCTCCAGCCGGGTTGAAGTGATCCGTCTGAACCGCCAGCGTTCGGAGCTGGAGCTCAAGGCCAACGAAGCCCGCTCCGACTACCTGGTGCGTGCCCGGGAAGAACTGGCCAAAGCCAGCGCCGAGGCCGACAGCCTGTCGGAAGTGGTCCGCGGGCGCAGTGACTCGCTTACCCGCCTGACCCTGCGCTCGCCGGTGCGTGGCATCGTCAAGGACATCGAGGTCAACACCCTGGGCGGCGTGGTGCAGCCCGGTGGCCAGGTGATGAAGATCGTGCCGATGGACGAACGCCTGCTGATCGAAACCCGCATCGCGCCGCGCGATATCGCCTTCATTCACCCGGACCAGGCGGCCAAGGTCAAGATCAGTGCCTATGACTATTCGGTGTATGGCGGGCTGGAAGGCAAGGTGGTAGGTATTTCGCCGGACACCCTGCAGGATGAGGTGAAACCGGAAATCTACTACTACCGGGTGTTCATCCGCACCGAGCAGGACAGCTTGCAGAACAAGGCCGGCAAGCACTTTGCGATCGTGCCGGGGATGATTGCCACGGTGGATATCCGCACCGGTGAGAAGACCATCCTCGATTACCTGATCAAGCCGCTGAACCGGGCCAAGGAGGCACTGCGCGAACGCTGA